The Halanaerobium saccharolyticum subsp. saccharolyticum DSM 6643 genome contains a region encoding:
- a CDS encoding GTP-binding protein, giving the protein MAKAKFERNKPHVNIGTIGHVDHGKTTLTAAITNVLANYGGAEVRAFDTIDNAPEEKERGITIATSHVEYETEARHYAHVDCPGHADYVKNMITGAAQMDGAILVVSAADGPMPQTREHILLARQVGVPSIVVFLNKADMVDDEELIELV; this is encoded by the coding sequence ATGGCAAAAGCAAAATTCGAAAGAAACAAACCACATGTTAACATAGGAACAATAGGACATGTTGACCATGGAAAAACAACACTAACAGCAGCAATCACAAATGTGTTGGCAAACTATGGTGGAGCAGAAGTAAGAGCATTTGATACTATTGATAATGCTCCAGAGGAAAAAGAAAGAGGAATTACAATTGCAACATCTCACGTAGAGTATGAAACAGAAGCAAGACACTATGCTCACGTAGATTGTCCAGGACATGCTGACTATGTAAAGAACATGATTACAGGAGCAGCACAGATGGACGGAGCAATTTTAGTAGTATCTGCAGCAGATGGACCAATGCCACAGACAAGAGAGCATATTCTTTTAGCACGTCAGGTTGGTGTACCATCAATAGTAGTATTCTTAAACAAAGCAGATATGGTAGATGACGAAGAGTTAATCGAGCTTGTAG